AACGTCTTGCGCGCGGAATGGGCCTATCTGAACCGCCCCGACCGTCTGCGCGATCTCACCGAACTTAACTTTGACCGGCTGGGCCTCTTGCCCCTGATGCCCGATGCCTTTGGGCGGATCGAACAGATCGCATATCCGGCCTTGCCGCTTGGCCCGATTATCGACCCGATTGAAGTCAGCAGCGACAATGCCCCGGGAGACATCGAATGATCCGCACACCACTGCGCCCGCTTGCCCGTATTCTCAAGGCCCGCGCCAACGGGGAAAATCCCGCCGCGATCGAGGCCGAAAACCTGCGCCTGCGCCACGAGGCCATGCGCGACCGCGCCCGCACCCGTGCCGAGGGACGCCTGCTGGTGATGGGCGTGTTGTTTTTCTGCGCCTTTCTGGTGGTGGGTCTGCGCATGGGCGCGCTTGCCTCCTCGGTGCCCGAAGAACCCCGCACCGCCGTAAACGGCAACCCGATTATTGGTCAGCGCGCTGATATTGTTGACAGAAATGGCCGCATACTTGCGACAAACCTGGCGACCTATTCGGTATATGCGCAGGTTCCCGACATGGTCGATCCTGCACGCGCCGCCATTGAACTGGCCGCGATCTTTCCCGATCTGGACGGCGAAACCCTGCTCAAGGATTTTACAAGCGGGCGCCGTTTCGTGTGGGTTCGTCGCCAGGTCAGTCCCGAACAGATGCAGGCGGTGCACGATATCGGAGATCCCGGGTTGCTGTTTGGCCCGCGCGAAATGCGGCTTTATCCCAACGGATCGGTCGCCGCCCATATTCTGGGCGGGGCCTCTTACGGGCGCGAAGGTGTCCACTCCGCCGAGGTGATCGGCGTGGCCGGTGTCGAACGCACCTTTGACGAATTCCTGCGCGATCCAGCCAACGAAGGCGCCCCGCTGGAACTGTCGATCGACCTGACCGTGCAGGCCGCAAGTGAACGGGTCTTGCAAGGCGGCATGATGTTGATGAACGCCAAAGGCGCGACCTCGGTGTTGATGGACGTTCGCACGGGCGAGGTGATCAGCCTGGTTTCGCTGCCCGATTTCGATCCAAACAACCGCCCGCGCGTCTTGCTGGAAGGAAATCAGTCTGACAGCCCGCTGTTCAACCGCGCGGTGCAGGGGGTCTACGAACTTGGTTCCGTCTTCAAGATATTCGCCATCGCCCAGGCCCTTGAGCTGGATCTGATCGACCCAGCGACGATGATCGACACGCGTGGCCCGCTCAGATGGGGCCGCTTTAGCATCCGCGATTTCAGCAATTACGGGGCGCAACTATCCGCCACAGATGTGATCGTGAAATCGTCAAATATCGGCACAGCGCGCATCGCCATGATGGTCGGTGGCGAACGCCAGGAGCCATTCCTGCGCAGCCTTGGCCTGATGGACGCCACGCCTCTTGAACTCTCGGAAGCCCGCACCGGCAGGCCGCTCACGCCGCCCAACTGGTCGGAACTGTCAACGATGACGATTTCCTATGGTCACGGGCTGTCCACGTCGCCGATGAATCTGGCCGCCGCCTATTCCACCATCGTCAATGGCGGGACGCTGGTGCGCCCGACCTTGTTGCGTCAGGACAGGCCACAAATCGGCCCGCGTGTGATCAGCGAAAGCGTGTCGCGCCAGGCCGTTGATATGCTGCGCGGGGTCGTG
This portion of the Octadecabacter sp. SW4 genome encodes:
- a CDS encoding cell division protein FtsL encodes the protein MRGFLFVCSILGVMGLAFWAYQENYRTQQSLREVRDLNTDIGAAYERLNVLRAEWAYLNRPDRLRDLTELNFDRLGLLPLMPDAFGRIEQIAYPALPLGPIIDPIEVSSDNAPGDIE
- a CDS encoding penicillin-binding protein 2 is translated as MIRTPLRPLARILKARANGENPAAIEAENLRLRHEAMRDRARTRAEGRLLVMGVLFFCAFLVVGLRMGALASSVPEEPRTAVNGNPIIGQRADIVDRNGRILATNLATYSVYAQVPDMVDPARAAIELAAIFPDLDGETLLKDFTSGRRFVWVRRQVSPEQMQAVHDIGDPGLLFGPREMRLYPNGSVAAHILGGASYGREGVHSAEVIGVAGVERTFDEFLRDPANEGAPLELSIDLTVQAASERVLQGGMMLMNAKGATSVLMDVRTGEVISLVSLPDFDPNNRPRVLLEGNQSDSPLFNRAVQGVYELGSVFKIFAIAQALELDLIDPATMIDTRGPLRWGRFSIRDFSNYGAQLSATDVIVKSSNIGTARIAMMVGGERQEPFLRSLGLMDATPLELSEARTGRPLTPPNWSELSTMTISYGHGLSTSPMNLAAAYSTIVNGGTLVRPTLLRQDRPQIGPRVISESVSRQAVDMLRGVVTRGTASFGDVAGYQVGGKTGTADKPLERGGGYYDDKVIATFASVFPAADPQYVLIVMLDEPSIDALGETRRTAGWTAVPVAAEMIRRVAPLLGMRPDVETASPVGVTLTAN